DNA sequence from the uncultured Cohaesibacter sp. genome:
ATGAGTCGCTCGAGATGCTCTCCAAGATCGGCATCAACAAGGCCTTCATTTCGGCGGGTGGCCTGCATTTCCAGAACGGCCTCAGCTGCTCGAACTTTCACGAAGTGCGCATCAAACAGATGGTCATGTCCCGCGCCGAGTCGCGCATTCTGGTGCTCGACTCGACCAAGATCGGCAAGGTCAAGGCCGCCTCCTTCTCAGCGCTCGACGGCATCGACACCGTGGTCACGGACCCCGGCATCACCGCAGATCAGCGTGCGGAACTGATCCGAGCCAACATCAAATTGGTGGCTTGAAACAGCCTTTTTCATCCAGAAAAGTCTGGCTCGGAACGGAAGTGTCTTGCGTAGGAGTAAGACACTTCCTAGCCTCTGACGCAGATTTAGCTCGTTGAAGCCCAACGACGCGCGGCCCACAACACTTGGCCAACAACGCAAGGCCAGCAACATAAGGATTGACACGTGACCAAGTTGACCGAACTGAATGACACCGATCTGCTGGCCGCGATCACGACGCAGGAAGATGAGCTTCGCTTTGAAGACTTCTCGGTCGCGACCGCCCACACGCTGGGCAACAGGTTCGTGGCGCTCGCCAAAGAACGGTCTCTGCCCATCGCCATCGACATCACTTGCGCCGGGCATTGCCTGTTCCACATGGCCATGGAAGGCGCCACCCCCGACAATGCCGAGTGGATTGAACGCAAGAAGCGCGTCGTGGGCCGGTTCCATCACAGCTCCCTCTACATGGGCCTGTTGTGCAAGCTGTCCGACACCGTATTGGAGACACGCTTTCACCTGCCGCCCAACCAGTTCGCCCCTCACGGTGGCTGCTTCCCTATCAGGCTCAAGGGTGGAGCGGTGATCGGCACGATCACGGTGTCCGGCCTGCCACAGGTGGAGGACCATGCGCTCGTCACCGAAGTCATAGCGGAATATCTCGGCGCGGCCTGATACCGGTTCACTTGTTCGGGCGCAGAGGCGGCAGACGGTTTGCAAACAGCGACGATTTGACGATCGAGGTATGCGTCTCCGCCCGTTCATGGAACGGGATCAGGATGTCATCGAGCTCCGAAACATCCGCAATGGCCAATCGCGCCACATAGCAGTCGTCACCTGTCACGCGATCACAGGACAGAAACCGCGGCTGTTCCTCGATCATCTTCTCGACCATGTGAATCTGGCCACTGCGGGGCTTGATCCGCACCAGCGCTTGAATGGAGTAACCGAGCGCACGCAAATCGACCTTTGCGCCAAAGCTGGCAATATAACCCTGATCGCGCAAGGCCCGAAGGCGTTCCCCTACCGCAGGGCCGGTTAGATCGACCTGCTTGCCAATATCGGCAAGGCTCATCCGCCCCTCGGTTTCGAGAATCTCGATGATCTTGCAATCAATGCTATCCAGCACTTTTGACATGAAAGAACTCCAAACCCATAACCGACGAAGCAAAAGCAATTCGTCAAATTTGCCATCGGCATCGTGAGGACGCAACCCCGGCCAACCGCTAAACTCCGTCCAAACACAGACAGGAGATTTTCATGAACATACAAAGAATCGCAGCCTTCAGCCAAGGCACATCAGGGGGCAACCCCGCAGGCGTGGTCCTGCTCAACGAAACGGCTGACGAAAAAGACATGGCACGCATCGCCGCAGATGTCGGCTATTCGGAAACGGCCTTCGCCGTCCCTGAAGATGACAGCGGCTCCTCGTGGCGGGTACGCTATTTCTCGCCCGAATCCGAGGTACCCTTCTGCGGTCACGCAACGATTGCCCTCGGCGCGGCGCTTGGTGAGCGCAAGGGTGCGGGCACCTATGCCCTGATGCTCAACAACGCCTCCATCACGGTCGATGTCGAAGAGACCTCTGAAGGCATGTTTGCGACGCTCCAGTCCCCACCAACCAACAGCCAGCCGGTGTCAAACGCGGATCTGCAGGCTCTTCTCTCCCTGTTCGGCTTGACGGAAGCCGACCTCGACCCGCGACTCGCTCCGGCCCGCATTCATGGTGGTGCGGATCATATCCTGCTGCCGTTGAAGGACCGCTCAAGGCTCGCCGCCATGACCTACGATCTGGACGCCGGGCGCAATCTCATGCGCCAACTGGGCCTCATCACGGTGATGCTGGTTTTCATCGAAGACACTCGCACATTCGTCGCCCGCAATGCCTTTGCATCCGGCGGCGTGCTCGAAGACCCTGCGACCGGTGCAGCGGCCGCTGCCTTTGCCGGCTACCTGCGTGATGCGGGTTGGCCTCACGGCGGACAGTTCACCATCCGGCAGGGCGAGGATATGGGCAGCCCATCCCTGATCAAGGTTGAGCTCGACGACACACCGGGAGCACCCGTCCGCGTTTCGGGCCGCACCCGGCAGATCACGGACTGATCTTCAGGACACCAACGGGACGGGAAGTCCTCAACGCACTCCCGTCCGGTTTTCAAGCCATAGCTGGCGATTGGTGGCGATTGGTGATTGAAACCTTTGCTCCGAGGACACAGATTACAGACACGGCTGACGCCAACTCAAAACCCGCCCGCCGCAGGAGCCTTCAATGCAAGACCAGAAGCTGTTCTACCCCTCCACCCTGCGCAACCGGGAGCCGATCCTCGCCGTGCTCCGCGAGGTCCTGCCGGAGACGGGAACCGTTCTGGAAATCGCCAGTGGCTCCGGCGAGCATGTGATCCACTTTGCCGCCAACCTCCCCGGCCTCATCTGGCAGCCATCCGATCCGTCGCCAGAGGCCCGCGCCTCCATCGCAGCCTGGTCCGAGGAAGCCCAGCTCGACAATATCAACCCGCCCTCGACATCGATACAACGGGTGACAACTGGCCCGTAATCAAGGCCGAGGCGATCCTCGTCATCAACATGATCCACATCAGCCCGTGGGCCGCGACAGAAGGCCTCTTCAGGCAAGCCGGATTGATGTTGCCAAAGGGAGGCCAGATCATCCTCTATGGCCCCTATCGTCAGGAAAGCCGCCCCTTTGTTGCCAGCAATGTCGAGTTTGATGCCTCGCTCAGATCCCGCGACCCTGAATGGGGCATCCGCCACCTTGAAGACGTGGTGGACGCGGCAGGGCGCAACGGCTTGGAGCTCAGCAAGGTTGTCGATATGCCCGCCAACAATCTGATCGTCATTTTCAAGCGTTCGTAGCAAGCTCCAGCCACGCACCTTATCCCGACAAGCCGTAGCCCAGCCTGCCCTCTGAGGCTGTCACGGCACTCCCAACCTGCGACAAAACTTCGCTCGGGCCTGAAAAGCATCATCGTTACAAACCGTTAGATGAACGCTTCACGCACCACCAACACAAAATCGCTAGACACAAAAAGTTGAGTTATTGACTCAATTTTGCTTATGTATATACATGAGTAAAAAACTCAAATTATCAGTGTGCCGGTGCCTTGTCCATCCGGGTTTTTAGCGAAATAGTGATCGGAAATCAGTGTTCATCATGCGGCCATCGGACCTCCGGAGCTCCGCTGAAAGGCGCAGCATACGCCCCCCTGCTCTGGCGACTATTCTGATCCTGCCGGGTCTGCTTTTGCTGGTCTGGCATCTTGGCTCGACCCATGGCTGGTTCAACGCCTATCTGTTGCCGCCGCCGATCGAGGTCTGGACTGCTGCGGTTGATCTCTGGGGCAAGGGCCTGCTCGCCGAACATCTCGGCGTCAGCCTGATGCGTGTGCTGATCGGCTTTGCCCTCTCTGGCCTGTCCGCTCTGCTGCTCGCCGCGCTCAACTACCGCTTCCCTCTCGCCCGACGCATGACCTTCCTGCCGCTCGAAGCCATCCGCGTTATCCCCCCTCTGGCGCTGGTTCCGGTGCTCATTCTCTGGTTCGGCATTGGTGAAGGCTCAAAGCTCGCCGTCATTGTGCTGGCGAGCTTCTTCCCGGTCTATTTGTCGGCCCTGACAGCGCTGCAGACCGTCGATCCCAAACTGCTCCAGATGGCGCAAACCCTCAATCTCAGCCCCCTCGAGCGCGTCCGCTTCGTGCTCATCCCCGGTGCCAGCGCTGGCCTCGCAACGGGATTGCGCCTCGGCTTTGGCTATGCCTGGCGCGCACTGGTCGGCGCCGAGCTGATCGCCGCCAGCGCGGGCCTTGGCTATCTCATTCTAGACTCAGAGGAGTTGGCCCGAACCGACCGGATCTTCGTCGGCATCATCGTCATTGCGCTGACGGGGATGATCCTTGACGCCATTTTCCGCCGGATGCTGCCAAGGGATGACCGGCAAAGGATGCTCGGGGGGATTTTCTGATGGACATGATCAATCATCAAAACCCCGTCGAAATCCTCGGCCTCAGCAGGAGCTTTTCCCAGACAGGCGACACCCGGAACCGGGTGCTTCACAACCTGTCGCTTTCCATTGCCGAGCATGAGATCGTCGCTCTCGTCGGACGCTCCGGCTGTGGCAAGACAACGCTGCTGCACTGCCTCGCCGGACTGGTTTCGCCAGAAAGTGGGACCATCCTCCCCCGGATCTGGCAACCCACTCAGCCGTGGTCTTCCAAGATCATCGACTGCTGCCATGGGCAACTCTCGAGCAGAATCTGCTGCTGGCCCTTCAAGCAAACAGGAACATGGCAAAGGCGGAAAAAATCAGGCGCGTTGCCCGAATGATTGCCGCCCTTGACCTCACACCTTTTGCCAAGAGCAAACCGGCAGCCCTCTCCGGCGGCATGGCCCAAAGGGCAGCACTGGGCCGGGCCCTGCTGCAGGAGCCGCGGCTTCTTCTGATGGATGAGCCTTTTGCATCCCTTGATGCCCTCACCCGCATGGACATGCACGATCTGTTGCTTTCCCTCCATGACAATAACCCCTGCACCATCCTGTTCGTCACCCACGATCTCGAAGAGGCGGTGAAACTCGCCGACCGCGTGGTTGTGATGGAACAGGGCGGGATTGTTGAGGACTGCCCGATCAGGCTCGCCAAGCCAAGAGATCCGGACGACGCGGACATCCGCACCATTCAGCGCCATTTGCGCCAACTGGTCACCAAACGATCCGAACCCACACACCAATAACAGCCATTCAACAGCACCAACGGAGAAGTCAGTTCATGCTGAAGTCACTACAACGCGGCCTCGCCGCAACCCTCGCAGCAACGGTCGGCCTGACCATGTTCGCTGCAGCAAGCTTCGCCGCCGACGTCAAGGAAATCAACGTCTCTTACGTAACCTCGCCTTTCAACCTTCAGGTCATGGTCACCAAATTGCAGGGCCGCCTCGAGAAGGAATTCGGGAAGGATGGCATCACCGTCAACTGGCACGAAATCACCTCTGGTGCCAAGCAGGCACAGGCCATGGCCGCCGGATCCCTCGATTTCGGCATGGTGATGAATTCCACCTCCGTGCTGATGGCCAATGCAGCAGGAAACCCGGTCAAGATCGTCTCAGCCGTCTCCCGTCCCTCCGAAACCTTCGCACTGGTTGCAGGCAAGGACGGCCCAAAAACCATTGAAGATCTGAAAGGCAAGACCGTCGCCGGACCCAAAGGCACCGTTCTGCATCAAATGCTGGTCGCAGCGGTCGATAAGGCAGGCCTTGAACAGAACGATGTAAAGTTCGTTTCGATGGATCTACCAAAGGCCCGCGCCGCGATGCTCTCTGGCAACGTTGATGCCGCTCTTCTTGCCGCGTCGCTGGTGATCAAGTCCGTCGAAGAAGGCGCCCATGTGGTGACCACAGCATCCGGCCTCGTCACCCCGAAGCTGGTCCTCGCTTCTTCCGCCGCGTTTGTTGAAGCCCATCCAGATCTCGTCGAACGTGTGATCAAGGTGCACAAGGAAGCGCAAGCCTTTATCGATGCCAACCGCGATGAGGCCATCGCACTGGGAGCCAAAGAGAAGAATATCTCCATTGAGGACGCCACCAAACTCGCCGACTGGGCAGGCTACACCACCAGCCTTGCCCAGGACGATCTCGACAGCATGAAAGCCGACATGGATTTTCTCGTTGCCAATGATCTGATTAAACAGGTCGTCGATCTCGATGATGTCGTCATGCCGAGCGCAATGGAGTAGGCCCATGACCAACCCTTATGGTATCGAGAAACGCCACGAGCCAACCATTGATCTCAAAGAGGCCGACTGCCCCCTCGCCTTCACCCGCGCCGACTTCGTGCGCTATGCAGGCCCCGACCAGATCATCGCCTCGGCCTTGATGTTCCAGATGCTCACTTGCGCCTTCGAAGTTCTGTCGCCTGACGCGCTGGCGGAACGCAACGAAGTGAAGGTTCAGGTTGGCTTCCCCGGCCCGGGTGTCACTGACATCATCGAGCTAGTCCTGCGCGGCAGCACTCGCAACGCGGCCAACATCACGGTCAAGACGGAAGATCTGCCGATGGAAGCCCCGGAAGCCCTGATTGGCCGCTTCTATTTCGAGTTTGAATATGGTGGCAATCGGATCGGTCTCTGGCCGGTGGAAGGCTATTTCACCGACGAATTCCGCGACAATGTGAAGGCCTTCCAGCCCCGCAAGGGCGATGCGGCAAGTCAGGCCGCCTACCAGAACTTCAAGCATGGCATGGTGGCCAAACTGATGGCCGCAGAGCCGAGCGCCCTGTTCAACGTCAAGATTGTCGCCAACTGAGCGTTGAAACAACAAAGAAATCCCGCAAAGCCCGTCCAGTATGGGCTTTGCACCTCCCCACCACACAGTGCGGGTCTGAGACAGAGCCGCTCACAGATTGGCACATAACAGGCATCTTAGGTGCGACAAATTGCTCTTCCCTTAATTGAAGCGGGTCAACGCGCCGCAGAGGGGGATGCCGGACACTATATGGACAATGAGAGACCATCTTCGGAAACCAAAGGTTTCAACCATGTCCAACACAAGCACCATCGCCAATCTCAACAAAGCCCTGCAAATGGAAATGAGCGCGGCCCATCAGTATCAGCTCAATGCCCAACGGCTTTGATGACTGGGGTTTGACCAAGCTCGCCGACCAGATGCGCGAAGAAATGAAGGAAGAATGGGGCCACTCTGATCGCTTCATCGAGCGTATCCTCTATCTTAAAGGCACCCCGGAACTTGCCTTCGAAAAATCCCCCATCCTTCACGACTCACTG
Encoded proteins:
- a CDS encoding ABC transporter permease, which codes for MRPSDLRSSAERRSIRPPALATILILPGLLLLVWHLGSTHGWFNAYLLPPPIEVWTAAVDLWGKGLLAEHLGVSLMRVLIGFALSGLSALLLAALNYRFPLARRMTFLPLEAIRVIPPLALVPVLILWFGIGEGSKLAVIVLASFFPVYLSALTALQTVDPKLLQMAQTLNLSPLERVRFVLIPGASAGLATGLRLGFGYAWRALVGAELIAASAGLGYLILDSEELARTDRIFVGIIVIALTGMILDAIFRRMLPRDDRQRMLGGIF
- a CDS encoding ATP-binding cassette domain-containing protein — translated: MPWATLEQNLLLALQANRNMAKAEKIRRVARMIAALDLTPFAKSKPAALSGGMAQRAALGRALLQEPRLLLMDEPFASLDALTRMDMHDLLLSLHDNNPCTILFVTHDLEEAVKLADRVVVMEQGGIVEDCPIRLAKPRDPDDADIRTIQRHLRQLVTKRSEPTHQ
- a CDS encoding ABC transporter substrate-binding protein, with the protein product MLKSLQRGLAATLAATVGLTMFAAASFAADVKEINVSYVTSPFNLQVMVTKLQGRLEKEFGKDGITVNWHEITSGAKQAQAMAAGSLDFGMVMNSTSVLMANAAGNPVKIVSAVSRPSETFALVAGKDGPKTIEDLKGKTVAGPKGTVLHQMLVAAVDKAGLEQNDVKFVSMDLPKARAAMLSGNVDAALLAASLVIKSVEEGAHVVTTASGLVTPKLVLASSAAFVEAHPDLVERVIKVHKEAQAFIDANRDEAIALGAKEKNISIEDATKLADWAGYTTSLAQDDLDSMKADMDFLVANDLIKQVVDLDDVVMPSAME
- a CDS encoding heme-degrading domain-containing protein, whose product is MTKLTELNDTDLLAAITTQEDELRFEDFSVATAHTLGNRFVALAKERSLPIAIDITCAGHCLFHMAMEGATPDNAEWIERKKRVVGRFHHSSLYMGLLCKLSDTVLETRFHLPPNQFAPHGGCFPIRLKGGAVIGTITVSGLPQVEDHALVTEVIAEYLGAA
- a CDS encoding ferritin-like domain-containing protein — protein: MPNGFDDWGLTKLADQMREEMKEEWGHSDRFIERILYLKGTPELAFEKSPILHDSLVELFKADLADEEDAIETYAKASKEAYDMGDIGSKAPV
- a CDS encoding Lrp/AsnC family transcriptional regulator; its protein translation is MSKVLDSIDCKIIEILETEGRMSLADIGKQVDLTGPAVGERLRALRDQGYIASFGAKVDLRALGYSIQALVRIKPRSGQIHMVEKMIEEQPRFLSCDRVTGDDCYVARLAIADVSELDDILIPFHERAETHTSIVKSSLFANRLPPLRPNK
- a CDS encoding ATP-binding cassette domain-containing protein, producing MDMINHQNPVEILGLSRSFSQTGDTRNRVLHNLSLSIAEHEIVALVGRSGCGKTTLLHCLAGLVSPESGTILPRIWQPTQPWSSKIIDCCHGQLSSRICCWPFKQTGTWQRRKKSGALPE
- a CDS encoding PhzF family phenazine biosynthesis protein, with protein sequence MNIQRIAAFSQGTSGGNPAGVVLLNETADEKDMARIAADVGYSETAFAVPEDDSGSSWRVRYFSPESEVPFCGHATIALGAALGERKGAGTYALMLNNASITVDVEETSEGMFATLQSPPTNSQPVSNADLQALLSLFGLTEADLDPRLAPARIHGGADHILLPLKDRSRLAAMTYDLDAGRNLMRQLGLITVMLVFIEDTRTFVARNAFASGGVLEDPATGAAAAAFAGYLRDAGWPHGGQFTIRQGEDMGSPSLIKVELDDTPGAPVRVSGRTRQITD